From the genome of Mucilaginibacter paludis DSM 18603:
CTATAAAGTACCCTCCCATAACAATGGCCAGCGTAATTAAAACTTCCACCTTATAATCGTCAATCGAACGCAAGGCATAGTAACCTATATAGCCCAGTGCAGCCCCAAAAAGTAATCCTCCCACAGCTTCTTGTAAAAAAAGTTTGCCTACATTCAATACAGAAATATCGGCTGCTCCCGACCGTGATGCTTCAAGTAAAGTAATAAATACCACTACAGCCACTCCATCATTAAACAAAGATTCACCGGATATTTTAACCTCGAGCGAGGATGGTATTTTTGCTTCTTTTAAAATAGCTAAAACAGCAATAGGATCGGTGGGCGAAATAAGCGCGCCGAAAAGCAGGCAATAGATAAAAGGGATAGGTAAACTGAATAAAACAAACAAGTACCAAACCATAGCCCCAACTAAAAAAGTAGAGATTAAGATACCTAAGGTTGATAACAGCATAACCGGTAAAGCTTCTTTCTTCAGTTTAGCCGCATCAATATGTATGGCGCCGGCAAATAATAAAAAACTCAGCATAAAATTCATCAGCACATCCCTGAAATCAATGGATGATGCCAGTTGAATAGCTTTATCCGAAAGAAAAGGATGGAATTTACCCAGCACGGCTAAAAAGATAGATGTACCAAGCGAAAGCACCATAATGCCGATGGTAGGCGGCCATTTGATAACACGGTGGTTGATATAGGCAAACACTGCGGCTAACACGATGGTGATGGTTAAAATTTCGCTGATGTTCATAGGATACTGCAAAAATCCAAATATCACCAATAAATGATAATTAATGAAGATATTATATCCAAAGCTTAATTAACTTTACCCGACATATTATCACCAACAATGGGATATCCAAGTTTACAAGCCTGCATTACCGATCTTGAAAAAAACGGTCAATTAATACGTATCAAAGAAGAAGTTGACCCATACCTGGAGATGGCTGCTATCCATTTAAGGGTTTATGACCATGGCGGACCGGCCATTTTGTTCGAGAACATTAAAGGCTGTAAATTCCCCGCTGTGTCCAACTTGTTTGGCACCCTTGACCGGTCCAAATTTTTATTCAGAGATACCCTGGATAAAATTAAAATACTGGTTGAAATGAAAGGCGACCCGATGAAAGCGATTAAGCACCCCTTTCAATTTCTAAATGTAGCTTCGTCTGCCCTATCGGCCTTGCCGATGAAAACCGGAAAAAATGTGCCCATAAACTTTGGCCGCACACAAATTAGCGAATTACCCCAGGTAGTCAACTGGCCTATGGACGGCGGGCCATTTATCACCATGCCACAGGTTTATACCGAAGATATTGATAAGCCCGGTATCATGAACTCAAACCTGGGTATGTATCGTATACAACTTGGCGGAAATGAGTATATACCAAACAAAGAGATCGGCCTTCATTACCAATTGCACCGTGGGATAGGGATACATCAAACTAAGGCGAACGCTAAAGGGCAGCCGCTTAAGGTGAGCATCTTTATAGGCGGCCCACCGGCACATCCGTTGGCAGCCGTGATGCCTTTACCAGAGGGCCTATCTGAACTGCCTTTTGCGGGAGCACTGGGCAACCGCCGTTTCAGGTATTTTTATGATGAGGAAGGTTTTTGCATTTCGGCGGATGCTGATTTTGTAATTACAGGTACCATTATGCCGCACGAAAATAAACCAGAAGGCCCTTTTGGCGACCACCTGGGGTATTATAGCCTGCAACATCCCTTCCCGTTGATGAGGGTGAGTAAGGTTTACCACCGCAAAAACCCTATTTGGTCGTTCACTGTGGTAGGCAGACCGCCCCAGGAAGATACGAGCTTTGGCGCGCTCATCCACGAGATCAGCGGGAAAGCTATCCCTAAAGAAATACCCGGCCTCCACGAAATTAACGCAGTTGATGCCGCAGGCGTGCATCCCTTATTATTTGCCATTGGCAGTGAACGTTACACCCCGTATTTAAATGGCGGCAAACCGCAGGAAATACTCACCATAGCCAATCATATCCTGGGGAGTAACCAGCTCAGTTTGGCCAAATACCTATTTATCTGTTCGCTGGCGGATGATCCCTCGCTTCATGTACATGATGTTCCGAAATTTTTAAAACATATCCTTGAGCGTGTAGACCTCACCCGCGACCTGCATTTTTATACCAAAACTACCATTGACACGCTTGATTACAGCGGTAGCGATTTAAACTCAGGCAGTAAGGTGGCAATAACCGTTGCCGGCGACCGGAAAAGGGAATTATGGACCGAAATACCGCCTTCACTAAGCCTGCCCCGGCCCTTCAATAATTTTAAATTGGTTTTGCCGGGTATATTGGTGGTAGAAGCACCGGCCTACATCGGCGAAACAGAAACCCTAAACCAGATAGACATTTTAAATAGCCATTTAAAGGATCTAAAACTCGATGGCTTACCCTTGATGATTTTATGCGACGATGCTGCCTTTACAGCTAAAACCGTTAATAATTTTGTATGGGTAACTTTTACCCGCAGTAATCCGTCGCATGATATTTAC
Proteins encoded in this window:
- a CDS encoding cation:proton antiporter, translated to MNISEILTITIVLAAVFAYINHRVIKWPPTIGIMVLSLGTSIFLAVLGKFHPFLSDKAIQLASSIDFRDVLMNFMLSFLLFAGAIHIDAAKLKKEALPVMLLSTLGILISTFLVGAMVWYLFVLFSLPIPFIYCLLFGALISPTDPIAVLAILKEAKIPSSLEVKISGESLFNDGVAVVVFITLLEASRSGAADISVLNVGKLFLQEAVGGLLFGAALGYIGYYALRSIDDYKVEVLITLAIVMGGYFIADHLHVSGPLAMVVAGIITGNKARNGALSDLSRDYLGKFWELIDEILNAILFLLIGLEMLIIKINIDVLIIGMISIALVLLARWISVFFPILLLRYKIKFEKHTVAILTWGGLRGGLSVALALSLTPDMHRDEFVLITYIIVVFSILIQGLTIGSFTKRLLQTAP
- a CDS encoding UbiD family decarboxylase, which produces MGYPSLQACITDLEKNGQLIRIKEEVDPYLEMAAIHLRVYDHGGPAILFENIKGCKFPAVSNLFGTLDRSKFLFRDTLDKIKILVEMKGDPMKAIKHPFQFLNVASSALSALPMKTGKNVPINFGRTQISELPQVVNWPMDGGPFITMPQVYTEDIDKPGIMNSNLGMYRIQLGGNEYIPNKEIGLHYQLHRGIGIHQTKANAKGQPLKVSIFIGGPPAHPLAAVMPLPEGLSELPFAGALGNRRFRYFYDEEGFCISADADFVITGTIMPHENKPEGPFGDHLGYYSLQHPFPLMRVSKVYHRKNPIWSFTVVGRPPQEDTSFGALIHEISGKAIPKEIPGLHEINAVDAAGVHPLLFAIGSERYTPYLNGGKPQEILTIANHILGSNQLSLAKYLFICSLADDPSLHVHDVPKFLKHILERVDLTRDLHFYTKTTIDTLDYSGSDLNSGSKVAITVAGDRKRELWTEIPPSLSLPRPFNNFKLVLPGILVVEAPAYIGETETLNQIDILNSHLKDLKLDGLPLMILCDDAAFTAKTVNNFVWVTFTRSNPSHDIYGINSFTQHKHWGCNGPLIIDARIKPHHAPPLIEDAATERKVDSLGVKGGPLYGII